Within the Telopea speciosissima isolate NSW1024214 ecotype Mountain lineage chromosome 4, Tspe_v1, whole genome shotgun sequence genome, the region GAATAATTTAGATTAACCCAGCAAACAACACTCCTTGTAAGATCAACATACCTGAACAAATCTATATAACAAAAACAAACTAGAGAGGAAGTGGAAACTGGATTCCTACCTTCAGCAATATCATGAACAATTGCCATTTTTATACACCTGAAATGGGGGGGAAGAAACACTTAAAACGAAGATCATTCTTCATTGGACATAGAAAATAAGACAATTCGACAATAGAATGCTATGTCAGGAATGTCAGAAACCCTAACCTGTCACGGTCGATGCCAGGAATGTCGGTAGCAATAAAAGCCATGATGCCCATTCGGTACATGTGATCAGCTATGGATTCTGGACCCTGAATCCCCTTTCGGACCCATCCAGCTCTCTTCGTGGTCTGATTCATATTCAAATACAGCAGTTTAAGAGCAAAAAAAAGTTTCTTCATTTGTTACACCTCAATTCTCGGACAAGAAGCAAAATAATCGAAACGGTCTCAACCAAATAAGCAAGGTATTGAGGCTTTTTTGTACCTTGAGATGATggcagagagagaggaaatcgATAGCAGAGGAAGCAGATGAGGTGGAGTGGTCATTCTTGGAGGGGGAAAGCGCGACTGAGTGAGAGGTGGAACCTCCGTCTCCATCTGTAGCAGTACCAACAGTTGCAGCACTCTTGTCGCTGTTGTTCAATGAGGAGGATTCGGTTGCCATTCGAACGAATTTCGATGATAGCTTAATTCTTCGAAGTGAAATAAAACTGAGTGGAGAGAAAGTGACGGAGGGAAGTAGGAGAGAAGATTTGCAGAAAGCTCGACTCCCACTCATGTTTCTGTCTTTCTACCCTCTCCCTTCTTCGTGTCGGGTTCCCGCATTTTACGTGTGTATCTattaaatttagggtttttaacaaatgccccctgaaaatTCCTATTTGTCCAAATATCCCTCATaacttttttaattataaattcctccttactttcaaaacaatgTAGCACTTTAGTCCAGTCtgttaatttgggacgttagacgttagtttcagggaatttaatgaccaaaatacccttttgataaaaacccattaaaattaaataataaaatgatcaaattaccctcatcttccccaaatcgattaggATTTGAATCCATCTGGAAAGCAAGAGATCAGATGGTCGTGCAGAGTGGATAGATAAAGGGCATAAGAAATGTCTTGAAACTTGTTGTATTGTGTTGCTATCTGCTCTAATTAAGTTATAACAGTGAGTTCCTTTTCAGCTTGAATCTGTTATCTTATCGCATTTATTTAAGAATGTTATACAGGGGATTGGAAATTGATACATGGATATAAAGAGTTTTCCTTTCAAATAAAagttacataaataaataaaggaaaaaagatctcaGGAGATGAGGAAAAACTGCCTCAACATTCTCCAATGGTGTACTATGGTGGATGATTGGATCTGAAAGTATATTTGATGCTTAAGATCACTTGCATCAAGTGTTGCAGATTTTTCTACAGAGATGTTTCTAGGGTTCTATACCAACAATATGAACCATTTTCAAAGCCTATTCATTGATGATATGTGTACCGCGGTGGATGATTGGATCTGAAAGTATATTTGATGCTTGAAACCACTTGAATCAATAGTTAACATACACCTATGGAATCCCTACTCCAAATCCCAAAGATTCTGATAACAATTGAAAAAGATAGGAATCAAAGTTAACACAGAGGCACAAATGACAAACAATTGAAAAAGATGGGAATCCTTCTGGCTCCTACAACACACTATTCCATCACACAGTAAACGAACAGAGTAGTTCTCTTGATCCAGTGAGAAAAAACACCCACTTTGACTATTCAACAGTTCAACTTCAAACATCTGCACAAACAGAAAGAAAATTTGGGGAAACCCTTAGGACAGAGTAAATGGATAATTAATTCCTTAATCTGATCTCTTACTTTTtagatgggttcaaaccctaaacgatttagggaaaaaattttcagtttcatatcctaaacgatttggggaagatgagatttggtcattttattttttaattttgatgtatttttattagaagggcattttggtcattagattctctGAAACTAACGTCCAACGTCCCAAATAAACGGACTATaccaaagtgctacactgtTTTGAAGGTAAaggggagtttgcaattagaaaagttgtaagggtgcatttggacaaatgggcattttcaagaggcatttgttaaaaaccctTAAACGTATGTATCTGTGGCTGATTTTGATGAGTTATATccttgattattttattttgcattCTCCACCTAAGCTTTGTTGAAAATGCAAACATCTAATGCCTCTGCTCTTCCATTAACTTTGTCCTTAGCCTCCTCCCCTTACTCGTCTGCACCACCACTTGATCCTTCTGTTGTTGCCATAGTTGCTCTATTGAGCTCTGCAactgcttc harbors:
- the LOC122660295 gene encoding 5'-deoxynucleotidase HDDC2 isoform X1, translating into MSGSRAFCKSSLLLPSVTFSPLSFISLRRIKLSSKFVRMATESSSLNNSDKSAATVGTATDGDGGSTSHSVALSPSKNDHSTSSASSAIDFLSLCHHLKTTKRAGWVRKGIQGPESIADHMYRMGIMAFIATDIPGIDRDRCIKMAIVHDIAEAIVGDITPSDGVPKLEKSRREREALEYMCKLLGGGSRANEIGELWMEYEENSSPEAKVVKDFDKVEMILQALEYESEQGKDLDEFFQSTAGKFQTDIGKAWASEIVSRRRKEH
- the LOC122660295 gene encoding 5'-deoxynucleotidase HDDC2 isoform X2; the protein is MSGSRAFCKSSLLLPSVTFSPLSFISLRRIKLSSKFVRMATESSSLNNSDKSAATVGTATDGDGGSTSHSVALSPSKNDHSTSSASSAIDFLSLCHHLKTTKRAGWVRKGIQGPESIADHMYRMGIMAFIATDIPGIDRDRCIKMAIVHDIAEAIVGDITPSDGVPKLEKSRREREALEYMCKLLGGGSRANEIGELWMEYEENSSPEAKVVKDFDKVEMILQALEYESEQGKDLDEFFQTTAGKFQTDIGKAWASEIVSRRRKEH